In the Caballeronia sp. NK8 genome, GGCGTGCGCGTGGTCCGTCGCCAGATACTCGTGCACGGCGACGACGAACCACAGCGATGCATCGACCGAGTTGTACTCGGGCAGCCCGCCGCCGTCCGGGAAGCGGTTCGGCACCATGCCTTCGGAGATCGTGTCGGCCCATTCGAGCAGGATCGATTCCGCTTCCTGATTGCGTCCCGATGCGAGCAGCAGACCGCGCATCGAGATGAAGGTGTCGCGGCCCCAGTCGGTGAACCACGGAAAACCCGCGATGATCGTGCGCCCGACGTTGCGATTGACGACATACGCGTCCGCCGAGCGCGCGAGCCGCGAACCCAGCGCCGCGCGGCGCTCCGTTTCCCGCGCCGCCAGGCGCGCCGCATGCGCGAGCGCGCTGTCTTCGAACGGTTTGTCGTGGCCTGCGTGCGCGTGCAGGATCATCACGGCGTCGCCGCGCGCGAGGTCGAAGGCGAAGACGCCGGGCGTCGCGAGGTCTTCGACGAAATCGAGGCCGCGCTCGCGTTCGCGCGCATAGCAGAAGTTGCGATACCAGTCGGGCGCGTGCTCGTAGGCGCCGTTCGACGTCACGCAGATGGCGGGCAGATCGCCGTAGGTTTGCCATTGCACGCGTTCACCTTCGAGCGTGGCATCGAAGGAAAATGCGGGATTCTCGTGATGCAGCGCGTGATAGTCGCGTCCTGACAGGAGCGGACGCACTTCGAGTTTCGCCGCTTTCGGTGCGCCTTCGAGACGCCAGCGCAGCACGGTCTCCCGGTCCTCCTTCGCGACGAACACTTCCGCGACGACGGTCGCATCCTCGCCGATGCGAAAGCGCCACGTCGGCCACGGTTCGGTGTCGAAGGAAAGCAGGCTTGCGGATGCGTCCGGGTAGAGCACGTCGGGAGCGTAGCGCTGCATCGTCAGGGGAAAGCGCGTGCCGTTCACGTCGAGCCACGCTTCGATGCCGTTCACGAGCACGACGCGTCCGGCGGGCGGTTGCGTCGCGGCGAGCAGGAGCGCGTGATAACGCCGCGTGCGCGTCGTGCCGACGGTGCCGGAAGCGAAGCCGCCGCTGGCATCGGCTTCGAGCCATTCGTTTTCGATATTGCGTTCGTCGGGGCGGTCGATCCGGGTCATGGCGTCGACGCCTTCTGGCGATATGCCTTGAGCGCCGTGCGGGCCTTTTTCTGGATCGCGCGCTGCATCTGCGGCGTCCAGCCGAAAAGCCAGCCGCTCACGCCGAGCGCCTGACGGCTCCAGCGCCAGAGATCGAAGACATCGGTTTGTTCGACAATCAGGCCGTCGCGGATCGCGAAACACGACTGGATTGCGTTGACGACGGTGTTGCCTGTGGCGGAATAGGTATAGCGCGCGATGGCTTTCGCGCTCGCGGTCTGACCGATGGAGTCGATGCTGTCGTAGGTGAGCGTGAAGTCGGTCGCGCGGCCGAGGAGCATGCGCCACATGTCGCCGGCTTCCGCGCCGCGCAGTATGCCGAAGGCGGGGTCCTGGAAGTGGATGTCGGGGGCGTAGCAGGCGGACATCGCTTCCGCATCGCGGTTCTGGAACGCTGTGTAGAAGCGTTCGATCAGGGCGGTGTTGGCGTTGGGCATTGGTTTTGTTTTGCGCTTTGTCGTGTTGCTGCTTTTGTCGCTGGATCCCGTGAGCGTGTCGGTCCATGAGCGTTGCCCCTGTGCGGGGCGGCAGTCACTTTCTTTGCTGCTGCAAAGAAAGTAACCAAAGAAAGCAGCTCGAGACGCCCGCGGTCACACGCAATTTGGCCACTATTCTCCTCGTTCGTGGGCTCTGTAGCGAGTGCCCTCGTAGGCCTGACCGGGCGTGGACCGCGCACGGTCTGACGAGCTAGTTCCCTGAACACAAAGGTCCAGCAATCATACATCCGGCACAGCGCTACGCGCTGCCGAAGGGTATGCAAGGGAAACCAACGAGAAAAGAGCAAAGAGAAACGCAGAAGCCCACGCAGACCCGATGTACCCATCGGCCGCGCAGCGGGCCGGAGCCATTTCGTGCTGAACCAGTCGCGCGTGTGGTGCGATGTGACAGACCGTGCGCGGTCCAAGCCCGATGGGGCCTACGAGGGCACTCGCTACAGAGGCCACGGGCGAGGAGAAGAATACCCAAATTGCGTGTGACCGCGGGCGGCTCAAGCTGCTTTCTTTGGTTACTTTCTTTGCAGCAGCAAAGAAAGTGACTGCCGCCCCGCACAGGGGCAACGCTAATAAACCGACACGAAAACGGGATCCGGCGACAACACCCTCACCCCACCCAAACCGTCACGGCATGAATGAGAATCCCGACAGCCCCCCCAACAAGCGTCCCATTCACGCGAATAAACTGCAAATCCCGCCCGATATTGAGCTCAACATCCCGCACGAGCGTAGCGTCATCCCACTGCTTGACCGTAGCCGCGATATGCTTAGCGATGCCATCGCGCAACTCCGGCGCAAGCGCCTTCAACGCATCGCGCATATGCTCGTTGATCGAATCCCGCAACGCCGGATCATTCCCGAGCGCTGCGGCAAAGCTTGCCGCCATCCCCACGACCTTCGTATGCAGCGCCGACTCCGGCCGCCTGATATCCGCATCGAGCCACGCGATGAACTCGTCCCAGAGCCCGTTCACATAGTCGCGCAACTCCGGCCGCTCGAGCCATTCGCGCTTGTGCTCGTCGATTCGCGCCTTGAACGTCTCATCCGTCTTCAGCCGCTCGACGAACCGCTCCACCGCAGCATCGAACGCACGCCGACGCTCGTGCTCCGGATCGCTGCTCACATCGTGCAGCCATTGGTTCGCGCCGCGCACGAGCCCGGCGGCGAACTTGTTGCCGAGATCCTCGGCGTTCAGCCCGACGAAACCCAGCATGCCGATGAGCTTCGGATACTCCTCGCCCGCCACCGCGACGATGCGCCCCGCAAGCATCTCCTGCACCTCGGGCTTGTCGAGCCAGGCGGCCATCTGCTTCAGGCCTTCGTCGAGCAGCAACTGATGACGCCGGTCCGACGTCAGCGTCGACAGCACGCTGCCCGCCGCGCTCGCGAGATCGAACGACGCCGCGCGGCGACGCAGCGTGTCGTAGAGCATGGTCTTCACGCGCTCGTCGTCGACGAAGGACAGCAACTGGCCCACGGCCGTCACCGCCTTCTTGCCGAGCAGTTCCGCGTTCTTCGGCTCCGCGAGCCACATCGACAGACGGCTCGCCGGATCGAACGCGTTCACGCGCGCAACCAGCGCATCGGTGCCGAGAAAACGGTCGCGCACGAACACGGCGAGATTGTCCGCGACGCGCGCCTTGTTGGCGGGCAGGATCGCCGTGTGCGGAATCGGCACGCCGAGCGGATGGCGAAACAGCGCGACGACCGCAAACCAGTCCGCGAGTGCGCCGACCATCGCGGCTTCCGCGAACGATGACACCCACGCCCACACGCCCGCATCGTGCTGGCTTTTCGCGAGCGCGAACAGGCAACCCGCCGCAACGAGCAATGCAGCGGCGAACCATTTCATTCTTTTGAGCGCGACGGCTTTGTCCTGCGTTTCCATCTATTTTCGGGTCATGGTTTTGGAGAGGCCGAAAGCTTACCAGCAGTGCGCTGCAAATCCTGAAGAACGTCGACGGCGCGCTTGCCATCATCGACAGGAACGAAGATGTGATCGTGATACGCCGCCGCAATCACGTTGCAACTGATGTTGGCGTCGCCGAGCGCACGCGCGAACGCCGCCGTCAAACCGACCGCGTGCAGATCGGAATGAACGGTCAGCGTGATCCACGCCGCGCGAAACAGCGGCGCGACGCCCGCCGCCTGCGCCGCGCTTTCCTCCATCACGACCGTCAAGCCCTCGCGCTCGCGAAACGTCGCGACGATGCCCGCGCCGCTCATCGCCGCATCGTGCGGCAGCGACGCGAACACATACACGCCCGGCTGCAGTTCGGGCTGCATCGATGCGATCAGCGTATCGAGATCACGCAGCATTTTCGGCCTCCCGCGTGCGCGCAAGCACCGGCCGCAGTGCCGCGCCCGTGTGGCTGCGCGGATGCGTCGCGAGCGTGTCCGGGTCCGCCGCCGCGACGATCGTGCCGCCGTTCACGCCGCCTTCCGGTCCGAGATCGAGCACCCAGTCGGCTTCGGCGATCACATCGAGATCGTGTTCGATGACGATCACGCTATGCCCGCCATCCACCAGCCGATGCAGCACGCGAATCAGCTTCGCGACGTCCGCCATGTGCAAGCCGACCGTCGGCTCATCGAGCACGTAGAGCGTGTGCGGCGGCTTCTGGCCGCGTCGCGTGATGTCGTCGCGCACCTTCGACAGTTCGGTGACGAGCTTGATGCGCTGCGCTTCGCCGCCCGACAGCGTAGGCGACGGCTGGCCGAGCGTCAGATAACCGAGCCCGACATCGCACAGCAACTGCAACGGATGCGCGATGCTCTGCATCGACGAGAAGAACTCGACGGCTTCGTCGATCTCCATCGTCAGCACTTCGCCGATGTTCTTGCCGCGCCACGTCACCGCCAGCGTCTCCGGGTTGAAGCGCTGGCCATGACACACGTCGCACGGCACCTTCACGTCGGGCAGGAAGCTCATCGCGATGGTGCGCACGCCCTGGCCTTCGCACGCCGGACAGCGCCCGTCGCCGGTATTGAACGAGAAGCGCGACGGCGTGTAGCCTCGCGCGCGGGCTTCGAGCGTATCGGCGAACAGCTTGCGGATGGTGTCCCACATGCCGATGTACGTCGCCGGGCACGAGCGCGGCGTCTTGCCGATCGGCGTCTGATCGACTTCGAGCACGCGATCGATCGCCTCGAAGCCGGTCACGCCGCGACAGCCCTGCCACGCGTGCGCGACATCGAACTTCGGACGCGGCGCTTCGCGCGCAAGCACGCTGGCGCGCGATTTCGTCCCGGGCTTGCTGGTGTCCGACGCTTGCGCAGCCTTGCGCGCACGCCGCACCGCGGGCGACGACAGCACCGAGCGGCCGACGGCATCGAGCAGATTGGTCATCAGCACGTCGCGCGCGAGCGTCGACTTGCCCGAGCCCGATACGCCCGTGATCGCGACGAGGCGATTCAACGGCATGCTGGCGGTCACGTTGCGCAGGTTGTGCAGCGTCGCGCCTTCGACCGTCAGCCACTGCTCGGGCACGGCGGACCGCTTCGGCGTTGCTGCACGCACTTCACGGCGCGGCTGCAACGGATGCACGATCGGGTTTGCAAGATACTGCCCCGTCAGTGACGCCTTGTGCGCCGCGAGATCTGTGACGTTGCCTTGCGCGACCACCGTGCCGCCGCGCTTGCCCGCGCCCGGCCCGATATCGATGATGTGATCGGCGCGGCGAATCGTGTCTTCGTCATGCTCGACGACCACCAGCGTATTGCCCTTGTCGTTCAGCTTCTTCAGCGCGCTCAACAGGATGAGGTTGTCGCGCGGATGCAAACCGATGGTCGGCTCATCGAGCACATAACACACGCCTTGCAGATTGCTGCCGAGTTGGGCGGCGAGACGAATGCGCTGCGCTTCGCCGCCGGAAAGCGTCGGCGCGGCGCGATCGAGACTCAGATAACCCAGCCCGACTTCTTCGAGAAACTGCAGACGCCCTTCGATTTCGCTGACCACGTCACGCGCGATATCCGCTTCGCGGCCCTTGAGCTTCAGCGTCGAAATCCACTCGCGCGTGTCGCTCACGGTCCAGCGGCCCACTTCCGTGATCGGATAGTCGCCGAACGTGACCGCGCGCGCGACATCGTTCAGACGCGTGCCTTCGCAGTCCGGGCACGGCTGATCGACGATATCGTCCGGCTCCTGATCCACCGAACCGATGCTCTGCTCGCGGCCGCGATCGTCCTGCGCAAACACCGTATCGTCGAATGCGGCGCGCTGTTCGCGCGTCAGCTTCACGCCCGTGCCGACGCACGTATTGCACCAGCCGTGCTTGCTGTTGTACGAGAACATGCGCGGATCGAGTTCGGGATAACTCGTGCTGCAAACCGGACACGCACGCTTGGTCGAGAACACGCGCGTTTCTTCCTTGCCCCGGCGCGCGCCGTCCTGCCACGATCCATGCAGGTCGTCGAGCGGCGCGCACAGATGCATCACGCCCTTGCCGATTTCGAGCGTTTCATCGAGCAGGCGGCGCAGTTCGGCTTCGTTATCCGCCGATACGACCAGGTCCGCGACCGGCAGCTCGATCGTATGTTCGCGGAAGCGGTCGAGCTTCGGCCACGGACTCACCGGCAGAAATTCGCCATCCACGCGCAGATGCGTATTGCCGCGCGCCTTCGCCCATTTCGCGAGATCGGTATAGACGCCCTTGCGATTCACGACGAGCGGCGCGAGCAGGCCTACATGCTGGCCCTTGAAGTCGCGCATGATTTGCGCGGCGATCGATTCCGAGCTTTGCGACTGCACCGGCGTGCCATCGTGGATGCAGTGCTGGATGCCGAGCTTCACGTACAGCAGACGCAGGAAGTGCCAGACTTCCGACGTCGTCGCCACCGTCGACTTGCGGCCGCCGCGCGACAGGCGCTGCTCGATCGCGACGGTCGGCGGAATGCCATAGACCGCATCGACTTCGGGACGGCCCGCCGGCTGCACGATGGAGCGCGCATAGGCGTTCAGCGATTCGAGGTAGCGGCGCTGGCCTTCGTGAAAGAGGATGTCGAACGCGAGCGTCGACTTGCCCGAACCCGACACGCCCGTCACGACGTTGAACTTGTTGTGCGGGATATCGACATCGAGCGACTTCAGGTTGTGCTCGCGCGCATTCACGATACGCACGACGTTCTCGCCCTGCAGGGCACGGCGCGCGCTCGCGACTTCCGCCGCGCGTTGCAGCGGCACGCCCGCGCGCTTTTCCGCCGCGCCCGGCGCCATCGCTTCTTCGTAGTCGACGAGCGCGCGGCCCGTATGCGACTGCTCGCACGCGGCGACATCGTCCGGCGTGCCGATGCACACCACTTGCCCGCCGCCATCGCCGCCTTCCGGACCGAGATCGATGATCCAGTCCGCCGCGCGAATCACGTCGAGATTGTGTTCGATGACGATCAGCGAATGCCCGCGCTCCAGCAAGCGCCGCAGCGCCTGCATCAGCTTGGCGATGTCGTCGAAGTGCAGGCCCGTGGTCGGCTCGTCGAACATGAAGAGGCGGCGTTCGCTGTTCTTGGCCTGCGAGGTTTCCGCCAGAAAACCCGCGAGCTTGAGACGCTGTGCTTCGCCGCCCGAGAGCGTCGGCACCGGCTGACCGAGCTTCACGTATTCCAGACCGACATCGACGATCGGTTGCAGGACGCGCAGCACTTCCTTGTCCTCGGCAAAGAGCGCGACCGCTTCGCTGACGGTGAGTTCGAGCACATCGGCGACGCTCAACTGACGGTCGCCGCGCTCGATCTTCACTTCGAGAATTTCCGCGCGATAACGCCGTCCGTCGCAGTCCGGGCAGCGCAGATAGACATCGCTCAGGAACTGCATCTCGACGTGCTCGAAGCCCGAGCCGCCGCACGTCGGGCAACGGCCATCGCCCGAGTTGAAGCTGAACATGCTCGCGCTGTAGCCGCGCTGCAAAGCGAGCGGCGCCTTCGCATAGAGCTTGCGGATTTCATCGAATGCGCCCACGTAGCTCGCCGGATTCGAGCGCGCCGTGCGTCCGATCGGCGACTGATCGACGAACACGACATCGCTCAAATGCTCCGCGCCCTTCAATGCGCGAAACGCGCCGGGCGCTTCCGTCGCTCTGCCGAAGTGACGCATCAGCGCGGGCGCGAGCACGTCCTGAATCAGCGTCGATTTTCCCGAACCCGACACGCCCGTCACGCAGACGAGCCGTTGCAGCGGAATCTCGACCGTGACGTCTTGCAAGTTGTGATCGCTCGCGCCTTCGAGCGTGAGACGCGGCGTGTTCGCATCGACGATGCGCCGGTTCCAGTTCGATGCATGCGCGACATGCTTGCGGCCACCGAGATACGCGCCGGTCAATGTATCGGTGACCTGAATATCGCCGGGCGCGCCGTCGTAGACGATCTGCCCGCCGCGCTCGCCCGGACCCGGTCCCATGTCGATGAGACGATCCGCCGCGAGCATCACCGAAGGATCGTGCTCGACGACGACGAGCGTGTTGCCCGCATCGCGCAGCCGATGCATCGCCTCGACGATGCGGTTCAGATCGCGCGGATGCAGACCGATGCTCGGTTCATCGAGCACGAACAGCGTGTTGACGAGCGACGTGCCGAGCGCGGTCGTCAGGTTGATGCGCTGCACTTCGCCGCCGGACAGCGTGCGGCTCTGGCGATCGAGCGTCAGATAGCCGAGGCCCACATCGCAGAGATATTTCAGACGCGTGCGTACTTCCGCGTGCAGCAGCTTGAGCGCTTCATCGAGCAAGGTCGATGGCAGCGTCAGCGAATCGAAGAAGCGGCGGATGCGCTCGATCGGCATCAGCATCAGATCGTGCACGGTGAGGCCCGGCAAGGCCTCAAGTTGCGCGCGTGTCCAGTCGACGCCTTCCGGCTTGAAGCGTTGCGACGGCGGCAACACCGCGTCGGCCTGTTCCTTCGTGCCGAGACGCCACAGCAGCGATTCGGTTTTCAGGCGCGCGCCCGCGCACACCGGACACGTCGTGTAGCTGCGATATTTCGACAGCAGCACGCGGATGTGCATCTTGTAAGCCTTCGACTCCAGATAGTCGAAGAAGCGCTGCACGCCGTACCACTGGTTCTGCCACTTGCCGGTCCAGTCGGGCGAGCCCTTGATGACCCAGTCGCGCTCTTCTCGCGTGAGATCCTTCCAGGGCACACCGAGACGAATGCCCGCCTTCGCGCCGTAACGCACCAGATCGTCCTGATTTTCTTTCCATGCGGGCGTCTGCAGCGTCTTGACCGCGCCTTCGCGCAGAGTCTTGTTTTCGTCGGGGATGACGAGACCGTAATCGACACCGATCACGCGGCCGAAGCCACGGCATGTTTCGCACGCGCCGTAGGCCGAGTTGAAGGAAAACAGCGCGGGCTGCGGGTCGGCGTAGCGCAGGTCGCTCTCGGGGCTGTGCAGACCGGTCGAGAAGCGCCAGATTTCCGGCTCGGCTTCTTCTTTCAGCACATAGACGTTCACGCGCCCGGTGCCGCGCAGCAACGCGCTTTCGATCGCTTCCAGCGCGCGCGAGCGCTCGGTGTTCTGCAAGCGGAAACGATCCGCGACGACATCGAGCATCTGCCGTGCGCCGGTTTCCGTCTGCACGTGACGCTTCGCCTGCACGCGCGTGTAGCCGCTCGCGGACAGCCATTGCTCGACTTCCTCGTCGCTGGCGGTATCGGGCAATTCGACCGGGAACGTGACCGCGAGGCGCGGATCGTCGGCGCGCGTGCGTTCGAGCAGCTCGGCGTAGATCGTTTCGGGCGTGTCGTGGCGCACGCGGTGCGAGGTCTTCTTGTCGAACAGCTCGGCGGCGCGCGCGTAGAACAGCTTCAGGTGGTCGTTCAGCTCGGTCATCGTGCCGACGGTCGAGCGCGAACTGCGCACCGGATTCGTCTGGTCGATGGCGATAGCGGGCGGCACGCCGTCCACGCGATCGACCTGCGGGCGGTCCATCCGGTCGAGAAACTGGCGCGCGTAGGCGCTGAAGGTCTCGACGTAGCGCCGCTGACCTTCCGCGTAGAGCGTGTCGAAGACGAGGCTCGACTTGCCGGAGCCGGACGGGCCGGTCACGACGGTCATCTGGCCGGTGTGCAGGTCGAGATCGAGATTCTTCAGATTATGCTGACGGGCGCCACGAATGCGGATTGCGTTGTTCGATGCCAATTTTTCAACCGGTTCAATGAGTTAGGCGGCTTTCGGAGCCGCTTGGCGGTCCGTTCGACCGTTCGGAAGCGCACAGCCGCCATAGCGAACAGTACTGTACACGCATACAGTAATTGTCGCCAAACGTGTCAGGAGTGTCCGCTTCCGGTGCGCAAGACACTCGCCTGATCCGTCGGTCACTTCAGATGCGCGATGACCGCGTCCACGACGGCGTCCGGCGCCTCGCGCAGGGAAAGTGCCCCGCTCCGTCGATGACGACGCGTCGATAGCCCGCCGTGAAATATTTTTCCTGGCCTTCCGAACTGGAGGGTTCGTCGCAGGCGTCCGCGCCGCCCTGGATCATCAGCGCGGGCACGTCGATTCGTTCGATCGTCGCCAGCCGGGCATACAGATCGGCCAGCGCCGGATCGGATGGCTGATCGCCGCGCCAGCGTCGCCGGTAGGCGTTGAGGGTGATCGGCACCCAGTCGGGGTTGTCGAAGGCGCGCGCCGTGGCCGAGAATTCGGCCTCGTCGAACCAGCCGGGCGGCGACCACGTGTCCCACTGGATGCGCGCGAAACCTTT is a window encoding:
- a CDS encoding ACT domain-containing protein — translated: MLRDLDTLIASMQPELQPGVYVFASLPHDAAMSGAGIVATFREREGLTVVMEESAAQAAGVAPLFRAAWITLTVHSDLHAVGLTAAFARALGDANISCNVIAAAYHDHIFVPVDDGKRAVDVLQDLQRTAGKLSASPKP
- a CDS encoding DUF445 domain-containing protein; amino-acid sequence: METQDKAVALKRMKWFAAALLVAAGCLFALAKSQHDAGVWAWVSSFAEAAMVGALADWFAVVALFRHPLGVPIPHTAILPANKARVADNLAVFVRDRFLGTDALVARVNAFDPASRLSMWLAEPKNAELLGKKAVTAVGQLLSFVDDERVKTMLYDTLRRRAASFDLASAAGSVLSTLTSDRRHQLLLDEGLKQMAAWLDKPEVQEMLAGRIVAVAGEEYPKLIGMLGFVGLNAEDLGNKFAAGLVRGANQWLHDVSSDPEHERRRAFDAAVERFVERLKTDETFKARIDEHKREWLERPELRDYVNGLWDEFIAWLDADIRRPESALHTKVVGMAASFAAALGNDPALRDSINEHMRDALKALAPELRDGIAKHIAATVKQWDDATLVRDVELNIGRDLQFIRVNGTLVGGAVGILIHAVTVWVG
- a CDS encoding nuclear transport factor 2 family protein, giving the protein MPNANTALIERFYTAFQNRDAEAMSACYAPDIHFQDPAFGILRGAEAGDMWRMLLGRATDFTLTYDSIDSIGQTASAKAIARYTYSATGNTVVNAIQSCFAIRDGLIVEQTDVFDLWRWSRQALGVSGWLFGWTPQMQRAIQKKARTALKAYRQKASTP
- a CDS encoding amylo-alpha-1,6-glucosidase, which translates into the protein MTRIDRPDERNIENEWLEADASGGFASGTVGTTRTRRYHALLLAATQPPAGRVVLVNGIEAWLDVNGTRFPLTMQRYAPDVLYPDASASLLSFDTEPWPTWRFRIGEDATVVAEVFVAKEDRETVLRWRLEGAPKAAKLEVRPLLSGRDYHALHHENPAFSFDATLEGERVQWQTYGDLPAICVTSNGAYEHAPDWYRNFCYARERERGLDFVEDLATPGVFAFDLARGDAVMILHAHAGHDKPFEDSALAHAARLAARETERRAALGSRLARSADAYVVNRNVGRTIIAGFPWFTDWGRDTFISMRGLLLASGRNQEAESILLEWADTISEGMVPNRFPDGGGLPEYNSVDASLWFVVAVHEYLATDHAHAATTSRLQRAADAILEGYARGTRFDIAADTDGLLRAGTPGVQLTWMDAKAGDWVVTPRIGKPVEVQALWINALSIASMWNPHWQALRDQAQGAFAARFVDPDTHTLFDVVDADHESGKVDRSIRPNQIFAVGGLPFPLVDGDIARAVVAQVETQLLTPLGLRTLAPSDPAYRARYAGGVLERDGAYHQGTVWPWLIGPFVQAWVRVHGAAGARERFLAPLYAHLDRYGLDHVSEVADGDAPHTPGGTPFQAWSLAELLRIEKLLDAG
- the uvrA gene encoding excinuclease ABC subunit UvrA codes for the protein MASNNAIRIRGARQHNLKNLDLDLHTGQMTVVTGPSGSGKSSLVFDTLYAEGQRRYVETFSAYARQFLDRMDRPQVDRVDGVPPAIAIDQTNPVRSSRSTVGTMTELNDHLKLFYARAAELFDKKTSHRVRHDTPETIYAELLERTRADDPRLAVTFPVELPDTASDEEVEQWLSASGYTRVQAKRHVQTETGARQMLDVVADRFRLQNTERSRALEAIESALLRGTGRVNVYVLKEEAEPEIWRFSTGLHSPESDLRYADPQPALFSFNSAYGACETCRGFGRVIGVDYGLVIPDENKTLREGAVKTLQTPAWKENQDDLVRYGAKAGIRLGVPWKDLTREERDWVIKGSPDWTGKWQNQWYGVQRFFDYLESKAYKMHIRVLLSKYRSYTTCPVCAGARLKTESLLWRLGTKEQADAVLPPSQRFKPEGVDWTRAQLEALPGLTVHDLMLMPIERIRRFFDSLTLPSTLLDEALKLLHAEVRTRLKYLCDVGLGYLTLDRQSRTLSGGEVQRINLTTALGTSLVNTLFVLDEPSIGLHPRDLNRIVEAMHRLRDAGNTLVVVEHDPSVMLAADRLIDMGPGPGERGGQIVYDGAPGDIQVTDTLTGAYLGGRKHVAHASNWNRRIVDANTPRLTLEGASDHNLQDVTVEIPLQRLVCVTGVSGSGKSTLIQDVLAPALMRHFGRATEAPGAFRALKGAEHLSDVVFVDQSPIGRTARSNPASYVGAFDEIRKLYAKAPLALQRGYSASMFSFNSGDGRCPTCGGSGFEHVEMQFLSDVYLRCPDCDGRRYRAEILEVKIERGDRQLSVADVLELTVSEAVALFAEDKEVLRVLQPIVDVGLEYVKLGQPVPTLSGGEAQRLKLAGFLAETSQAKNSERRLFMFDEPTTGLHFDDIAKLMQALRRLLERGHSLIVIEHNLDVIRAADWIIDLGPEGGDGGGQVVCIGTPDDVAACEQSHTGRALVDYEEAMAPGAAEKRAGVPLQRAAEVASARRALQGENVVRIVNAREHNLKSLDVDIPHNKFNVVTGVSGSGKSTLAFDILFHEGQRRYLESLNAYARSIVQPAGRPEVDAVYGIPPTVAIEQRLSRGGRKSTVATTSEVWHFLRLLYVKLGIQHCIHDGTPVQSQSSESIAAQIMRDFKGQHVGLLAPLVVNRKGVYTDLAKWAKARGNTHLRVDGEFLPVSPWPKLDRFREHTIELPVADLVVSADNEAELRRLLDETLEIGKGVMHLCAPLDDLHGSWQDGARRGKEETRVFSTKRACPVCSTSYPELDPRMFSYNSKHGWCNTCVGTGVKLTREQRAAFDDTVFAQDDRGREQSIGSVDQEPDDIVDQPCPDCEGTRLNDVARAVTFGDYPITEVGRWTVSDTREWISTLKLKGREADIARDVVSEIEGRLQFLEEVGLGYLSLDRAAPTLSGGEAQRIRLAAQLGSNLQGVCYVLDEPTIGLHPRDNLILLSALKKLNDKGNTLVVVEHDEDTIRRADHIIDIGPGAGKRGGTVVAQGNVTDLAAHKASLTGQYLANPIVHPLQPRREVRAATPKRSAVPEQWLTVEGATLHNLRNVTASMPLNRLVAITGVSGSGKSTLARDVLMTNLLDAVGRSVLSSPAVRRARKAAQASDTSKPGTKSRASVLAREAPRPKFDVAHAWQGCRGVTGFEAIDRVLEVDQTPIGKTPRSCPATYIGMWDTIRKLFADTLEARARGYTPSRFSFNTGDGRCPACEGQGVRTIAMSFLPDVKVPCDVCHGQRFNPETLAVTWRGKNIGEVLTMEIDEAVEFFSSMQSIAHPLQLLCDVGLGYLTLGQPSPTLSGGEAQRIKLVTELSKVRDDITRRGQKPPHTLYVLDEPTVGLHMADVAKLIRVLHRLVDGGHSVIVIEHDLDVIAEADWVLDLGPEGGVNGGTIVAAADPDTLATHPRSHTGAALRPVLARTREAENAA